ACTGATGTTCTACATAGTAGCATTTCAATTTATGATGGAGCAAACAAAGGCATGATCTATAACGGTGTCTCtagaggtttgtgtgtgcactaAAGAACAGTAAACATTGTCCTAAGCATTCCAATAATCACCATGTTATCATTCATTCAATTCCTGAGTTTACAATTGTTTCCTGAACACAtcccatacacatacacacagcactaGTTATTATCAATATAGTGAAGCTTTCTGGACCCCAAAACATACTTACTGTATGTAAATGTCATTGTCCTGTCCTGGCTCAAAAACAGCctaatcactcactcactttctcaGAATGTGTACACAAATGTAAAGTGAAGGGCCCTTTTATAAAAAAATTCATGACACATCACCTGAGTCACCAGCTTCATTCAAGCTCCAACGCCCCCtcatccagccctcctcctatCCTTCTAAAACCCCCTCTTCACATTATCTGGTTTTTCTTTCCACTGGTCAGATGGTTTGGCTTTCCTCCACAGTGACCTGTCTGTGTCATCTAACGGAAGTTTGGGTGGTGCACGTGTTTGACATCTATGAGGCAGAATTTTGTCCATTTTATTCATGCAacatacatttatacatttcAAGCTAAACCGCTAATGAATTACTTTGAAATACTGTggatacacagagagaaaatgtgtgatATGTTAATCCATCTTTGATTATTGAGCAATTCCGAACAATCAAATTTTAGACTGTTCATGGAAAGGGAATTATGTAAAACTAGGGTGCTGTGTAAGAAGAAGGCACCTGCCTCACATCACTCCCATTGGTACAGAGGCGGAGCCAAGAGGTATAGGCCATCAAAGACATGATCCAGGACTAGTCATGATTATTTCAGTATTTCTTCTTACCCACTCCTTTCCCTGTTATTTGAGAGGAATACACTTAGTGCCAAGGGAGTTTGAGAGATGTGGAAACTCTTTCAGATGACCTAAAACCCAAGCATACATTTAGAATGAGCACATTAAATCTTTTATCTTCAAGCTGACAGGTACAGAGGTGGAGGAAGCCTTGTGGCTGATGACTAAGCAGATCGTGCATCCTGTGGAGTTGTCATGGAGCAGGTCTTCCTATCCTTGTCTCCTGTACCACACGGTTCTCATAGGGAGATTCCAGGGAGGCGGGACTTCTAGGGGCCTGTCGGAGAAAGCAGGATGTACAATTGTgcaacatgcatacacacacacacatatgcgtccatacatgaacacacattTTTAAACACAGACATCCTGAAACACACCTGAAGTTGGTCATAGTCAGATGAAATGCTGGACATTTTCAGGGAAGTGTAGATGGATTTTGTGTTTGTCACCAAAAGCTCTATCTGctggtgaggagagaagagtaCGTGAGTAcaaaaaaatgaatgaataaataaatgaatagatGATTTATGAATGAACAAACAAAAATGAAATGTCCTTCTTACTGTTAGTCTTCTGGACAGGCTTGGGAAGGTGAAATTACCAGGTTTTGCCAGAAAATATGATAAGATTTAATTAACCACATTtcttgtattacatttctcattgtAATTAAGGTACTACTATTGAATTGTTGTCTTTGCGGGAACGTTCCTNNNNNNNNNNNNNNNNNNNNNNNNNNNNNNNNNNNNNNNNNNNNNNNNNNNNNNNNNNNNNNNNNNNNNNNNNNNNNNNNNNNNNNNNNNNNNNNNNNNNTTTGCGGGAACGTTCCTGCTCCTACCTTTGAAAAGTACACACAACCAATGGGAGGCTGAGAAGGCAGAGTGACATCATCACCCCACACAGAATGTACAGTCCCAGCGTGGAGCAAGACCGGATGTCTTCATTTTTCATCTCTATGACACAATCACTGAATGTTACAACACAACCCACTACAACACTGCACTTTATAATCAGTTGCCCAGATCATGAATTTCTACTATTTGTATACCAATACACAGCGATAGAATATATCTAAATGTCCTCACCCAACACTGAAATGGTCGTGCTGCTCTGCACCTTCTGGGTGGTGCCCCCTGTTGTCAGGGGGTACTGCACAGAGcaactgacccctgacccatgGTGGCTGGGTGAGGCTGTGAAGGTCAGAGTGGAGGTCAGGGTCAGCAGACCGTCTGCAGTGGTGTTCATGCTGTGTTGCTCCCGGCCCCCCGATGCTCCAgctcagggaggggggcagagaggggcagggggctggagcgGAGCAGGTAAGCAGGACTTCCTTCCCCTCCGGCACCAACACCATCTCAGGGAACAGCTCTGGACCGGGAGGTGTGTCTGAGGGAAAAGGGTGGGGGCTGATGGGGAACTTTAAAGTACGATTTAAtacagtttgtgtgtctgtggaacGGTTGATGGATCCATGCATTTCAGACCGGATACACTGgctgtgtgtttcagagatGAGAGCCCAGGACCAGGTTCATCTGCAATAATGTACTGCAGTGTCTTTGTGCTGCACCTGTTTGAATGATCTGAACCCCAGGGTTAAAATTGTACTGGAGAGGATTTGGACATTGCAGTCTGAAGAAAAAGGTATCATTTCCACCCGTGAATTCCTGAAGCCTGGTGGTGCAGTTCTTCTGCAGCAGGTCCCCTTCCAAGGACCCCTGGGTAAAGGTCTTATTATCTGCGGAATTGAAGATGGATGGCCCAcccatccatcctctcctccagatgGCACTAGGGCTGGAGTTGAGATATGCCTTGTACTGGTCAGGGATCTCAAACCGACAAGGGATCAGAACACAGGAGCCACGCACAGCTGGGATGCTTCGGGGCATCCAGACAGACCACTCGCTGCTGAGTGCACCTGGagccaatgcacacacacacacgcacacacatacacacttaaatACACATCTACACATGTTAATACAcagaaatacatacatacatacacacagacagacacagatacatacacacacggtcacagattcatatatgcacacacacagacacacatacacactatcaCAAAAGAAGTTAGGTGTGAAACCAAAAACAGAAATCACTGGGGCTCTTCAGGAAGGCGACAAGCAAATGAGGGGTGAACCACATCCAAACGTCAAACATTTATGTGTAAAGTTTACACATATTGCTGATAAATGGATTTTGGTCTATGGTTGCTTCCTGTCTGGTATCAAAAGAACCTAAAGGGAGTCCCAGAGAAAAACCTTCCCAGGACACTTTTCTAGAATCACAAGCAAACTCACCTTGCATCATGAAAATCAATACAACCCACGGCATCACTGAGAATCCCACTGCTGATTCCTGCACTAAGATCTGTTGTTTTCCTTTGTTTTCTTCTGAAAAAGACTGAAAAAACCAAGGCAGAAGTTATCAGTTCTACTCACTTCCTTAATGTAGTCCCAACTTAGCTGACTGTGAGATGAATTCGGATCATGAATACAGCTAAATAGCAAAAGATGTGAGAACAGAGCGGAATACCTGTGTATGTGAAGTTTCCCTCCAGTGTGAGAACTATGTTTACTCAACCCATACGGTTAGGGAAGCTCTGTCAATGCCAATATTGCATCAGGAAGCAGATCAGTGTCTGAAGGAAAGTCTTACTTTCTGGTTGCAACATTTGCTATGTTTGTGTTGCATTCAGGCTGCGCTGTGAATGTGATGCACACAGCCACCCGAGGGCAGTCACACCTAAATAAACAACAGATGCACAACCATACACTGAACAGGGACCAGTTAAAAAGGCTTGTGGTTTTGAGGGGTGGAAGCAGAATGGATGTGTTACGCTGGGAACTCAGCCTCATGTGGCGTAACTGGGTATGCATTTTATTGTTTGACCTAGTTATGTGAATTTCTCAAGAACACTTGTGGCATAAACAAAGTGTGGTTGTGGCCATATAAAGTCCTGTcggagacacagagcagacaACATGTGTCACCCTTCAAAACATTTTTCGAAAGAAATTCATGAATTATCAGTTTGGAACATCCTCATCTGCgtcacacatacagtatcagtcaaaagtttggacacatttacaCGGGCCTTCATCACCCAAACTGTGATAAGATCGCTTCCTGTGGGAGAAATCCTTTCTTCCACACTCCTCAAAAAGATGTACGTCACAAATGTCTTCAGGTTTTTAACCTCTCGGGGCAAATAGAGCCCCGGAGTTCCTTGATCCTtgctcaccaaccgtctctggaggaggggatccctcctctgaattgctcctcccaatgtttcttccattttttctcctgttgggagtttttctgagtttttccttgtcttattTGAGGGTTTgcgttggttgaggggcagttctatgggcgtatgtgaagccctctgtgacatgcttgcgtgtaaaaagggctatacaaatacatttgatttgaattcTCCCACATCCTCTCCTATCACCTTTTTCTTCACCATGACCTCTATTGCCCTTTTTGATCTCCGTCATCTCTATAACATGTATATTCTATAACATTGATCATCTCTATCATGTCTTTAATCTATAATATGTATTTAACCTCGTCAGCATCTTCCCTCTGTGAGACAGGGAAGGTAggtgggagggatggggggcggGCTGGCTGGTGAGAGAAGGCGTGGCCAGAAAGGAAGTTCATGAAATTCTTGTACAATTTGTGGCCACTTTACCCAGACATTTGTCATTTCTTCTCAAGGGTCACAGTGTTATcacaccctcctacacacatggacaaacgGACACAGACTCACTGACAGCCACAGGTTTCAAACTGTAAAGGTAAGCAAGTACTGTCTTTATTTATCCTTAATTCATCAtcaacagtacacacaaacacacagtcagccACTTACTGCTGATGTTGCACTCCATTATAGACTTTAAGGCTTTCAATTTCTGAGTTGTACAACCATTCTCAAGTAAAATTTCCTTTATGATGTATGATTTGATGCTGTCGTAATAAATGGGATCCCTGTTGATGTCATCAATCTATGCTTTCGTTAATTTGATCAAAAATAATTGGCCAATGTGAAAAATGTTGTGCCCTCACTGAATGTTACCAAAAGGCTTTGTTACTATTTTCATATTGCAGCATGCTCCTCCCTGTCTTATCCATAGCACAATGATGTAATTTAAATAACAGAAGATTACTCTTTTACCTGTATGTTGACAAAGTGGCTGACCACAAGACCTCATCACACTGATAAACACCCACAGCAAGGCAACTATTGATAGAACAGGTAGTGGTTGTAAAATAAATTACTGATCATATCCATACTGCAGACAACACAGTGATCCGTATACTTGGGAGACCAGTACTCATTTCCAATGTGTTATGTTGATAAAACCATGTGTAtaatattcatatttaatgTTTGGTACAAGAATACTTCAGAAATGGCAGCATAGTGTTCAGGGAAAGGGGGTGAACTAGAGCTTACTCTTATAGTGCCCAAAAAAGATGTGACTAAAGGATGTGGTTTGATAGTGCCTGTCACCACAGATACTGAGTTTGTCTGGTAATAAAGACTACGGTCATTATGTCCTTTTCAGCGCACACTACTCtggtcataaaaacatacttaaCGAAGCCGTCCAGCACTGCTCTGTCTGGCTCAGAATCTAATCAACCTTTCTCCAAAGTCAACTCCATTTGCTACATTGTCTGGAAGTTCATTGGTTGCCTCACAACCAGGGCATGTTTGTTTTAATGTAGTGCAATCTGATTGGTGTCGGTggtggtggatggagggagggtccTCTTTTTTGACCCTGGTCCAAACACTTTCCTGGCAACCCAAGTCAGGCGTCCCCCTGAGAGGATTCCACACTGGGGGGACTGGCTTGGTCACACGTTAGCAGACTGTGCGTTTCATGTGGAAATGCATGTGTCCCTCACTATAAGCACATCACTATAAGTATTCGTGTCAAATAAGTAGAGGAACAACAAAAGCACAAAGATTAAACGCATGCAGACATTCCCAGACATTCCCAGACATCACCACCGAATGACTCAGATGTGACAAGGAAAGACAGAGCCGGCTGACTCCTGGGTTCATGCCTCATTTACCCTCAGCCCATCTCATGATGAACAGCACGGAGATATTTAATTCATCACATCAGGAACGTCTACACTTCAGGGTTCATCTTGGATAGTTAGTGTAGCTGCTGATAACCACAATCAACGAGTTTGATGGAAGTGATATATTGGGCTACCACCAGTTTGTTTCGCTATGAGCTAATATAGTGTCACCACATATTAGGTTTTCACAATGAGCTATAGTGTTTCAGTTTTTGTTTAGCTGTAGATTCCCGTTATTTCATTGTAGAATGTGCCCCAAAAATGTTTGAAAATTATTTTGTTTACAATAAGCTTGCAGTCCTGTTTTACTATAAGGCACTCATGTATCAATCTGCTATTCTTCTGCTTTCGCAGAAAATGAGGTCGACAACAAACGGCTCACTCCCCCTCGTCCTTGCCTCATCCACGGATGACAAGACAGTGGTGGACATCGACGCCATTATGGACAACGTCACCATTGTGCTTTACATCATAACTGTCTTGCTAGGAACAACTGGCAACGCGATGGTTATCTGGGTGGCCGGGTTCAAACTCCGTCCCAAGGTCACCAACGTGTGGCTAGTCAACCTGGCTGTGGCTGACTTCATATTTTGCCTCAACCCGCATCCTCTCACTGGTCAAGAAGCTCTTCTTCGACCACTGGCCCTTTGGGGTCTTCTTTTGCAAGTTCAACGGGTTCTTTAAGTACGCCAACATGTTCTGTAGTGTTTTCCTTCTGGCCGTCATCAGCCTGGACCGGGCAGTGTGCGTCTGGTTGGCCCATCTTCACCAAAAATCACCGGACGCTCTCGGCAGCGCGGCTCATCAGCGTTGGGGTGTGGGTAGGAGCATCCATTTTGAGCTCCCCCTACTTCGTCTACCGGCAGGTTTACTTGGGCAAGAACAACCTGAGCAAGTGCTCGTTTGAGGTGAAAGAGGCCATAGATGGCGACAACACCGCCAAGAATTGGCTGTACTCCCATTCGCTTCCTGTGTGGCTTTCTGCTCCCCTTCCCTGGTCATCCTCTGCTGCTACGCCATCGCCGGCTTTGGCATACGCCGCACGCGGGCTCTCCGGGGAAGACTCGCCCTCTTCGCATCCTCGCCTCATTGGTCTGTGCCTTCTTCCTGTGCTGGGCACCCTACCACTGCCTCCTGCTGGCTAAGATGGTGGATAGCAAGACTGCCGTTGTGAAGATAGGACTGCCTATAGCTAAAGGCTTTGCCTACTTCAACAGCTGTGTGAACCCGCTGCTGTACTTCTGCATGGGGCCTGGACGTGAGGAGCAGGTTCAGGCAGAGCCTGGCAGGGGTGTACCGGAGGGCCCTAACCGAGGACGAGGACGGGCGCTCCACGCAGTCCAACGAGCGCTCCCATGCAGTCCAACGAGCACACGCAAGGGAGCAGCTGTGTGTCGAGGACAcgcagggatggagggggaaagGGTCCCTGTCGACACGCCAAGTATCTGAGGGAAATGGTGTTTAACGGTGATAAAGTTGCCGTGGAAACCTTCACAACAGAGGACAGAGGGCAAAATGTATCGCtttccccaaaaatattttgtatggTAACAATGAAGAGCAATGTatattttacaaaaaaataaGACTCAGTCACCCTAAGGATTCAGTTCTTCAGAATCAAGACAACGGGGCCACACGCATGTAGTATTTTTACTCTTCTGTTATTTCAAGTTCAGAATGAAAAAACAGGGCCTACTGTAGCCATGGACAAAGTGCTTTTTCACTGTGTAATGTTTGTTTCTAGACATGATTTGAGAGTACTATACATAAGAGAATAATGCTGttagaataaataaaatatttggTTTCTGTGCAAGAAAACGTGTTTTTCTGTCGAGAATTAGTTCCCAATTATGTGACAGTTGAATTGAAAATAGGTTACTGGGAATGTTCATGAAGTTCTCAGAAAACAAATCCTGGTAGTTTCTGTTTTGGTTGAAATGGCATTATTTAGTTTCTTTCATAAGGgcgtgttcacacttgacttctttttCTGAAAAAATAGTGTGAACACGGCCTAACTGTCTAACACATCTAGCATGTCACCATATATGACCAACCCATGCACAAGTTCACTCTCTCTCAAATTTCCCTTTTGACTCACCACACAATCGCCACAGTGACTTTTCAAATTTCCCTTTTGAATCACCATATAATCTCCACGGTGACCTTGACTCGGCCGTGTTTTAAAGGGGCTTCCTCCTTCTGTAGGTTATCTACTAGTATGTCAAAATACACTGACTCGTATGGCGGTTGGCATTTTTCCAAATTGCATTAGGAATCTATATCACATATTCCTTTTGTCACCTGCCATTGCTACATTTCGACACTGTTTAAGTAAGGGGAGGACAACCAGCAGATGCAGCTGCATGAACAATATAAACCAGTGCTACTCCATCCAACAATGGAGGACATACAGTCAAATCTCTGTTGTGGTATGACCAAGCAAAGTTAAAGGATGGGAGGAGATGTCAAGCACACAACACGAGGGAAAGAAAGgatgactgggggagggggggccgttTGGTccatggggttagggttagacagtttGGAAAACATACTTATGTCTCCACAGGCAACCACAAACCTTGGGTTCAGCCACAGTACAGCTcccctttacatttagtcatttaccagacccttttatccaaagtataTTTAAAGGTACTGAAAGCAGAAGGAAAAAGATGAGAAACAACTTGTGACTGCCTCTGTTCCTCAAGCTCAGACAGCACATCCTTTTTTAACCTCTCATTCTGTATTTTACTCTCAGTTCCCTATTCTACAATTCTTCCTTAAATTCACCCTGTCTCAGTTCAACTACTGTTGACATTGAGGGGTCATCTCAATACCATACGCATAAGTGGATTGATGTAGAGCTAAAGGTTTCTGAATTACTTGTGGCAGGAGAATACTAAACATAATCCTAATGTTTGACCCCCTGACATACATAGTTCCAGtcctcaaaatgtttttttttcagtgaTTTATTGATAATCAAGTTAGACGGTGATGTCCCAATGTTTTGTGATGTAATTTTAATACCAATGTGTCCCTTTTCTCTCAGACCAGCTGGTGGTAGTTGTCTGCAAGCTAAACTCACTGTCCCAGAAGAACCCTGAATTCTAGAAGTTTCTGACACGACGGATTAAATATCTCTGTGCTGTTCAACCTGAGATGGAATTCTGGGGAGAGAGGCATGACCCCAGGAGTCAGCCAGCCCTGTCTATCTTGCATGTTGCTGAGTCATTCAATGTTTGtctaggaatgtgtgtgtgtttgtatgtgtgtgtgcaaatattATGTGTGCGAAATACTCACAGATCAAGTACATATGATTGTGGTTTGGAAGGGTCTGTTTCCTTTATTTATTTGGTTTAACATGGAACATATAATTGACAGAAAGCCAAACAAACACCAATGTTTAACTGCTTGACTTCTGGACTAGCATCCAATTGAATAAAACAAAAGACAATATTAAATTCATGAACAATTGCAAACGTACTACTTTCCCTGTGTAGATGTTTGGTGTGATGGTCAAAAACCAGACCCTAGAAGTTACGATTAGACCAGTTCACCACCGGGCTCCTCTCATTGGGTACCAGGCCTGTGATGCCAGGTTGGTGTTCGTCGGGGGGATGGAGGCTACACTGTAGAACAAACCCATCATCATTGCAAGAAATTAGCTGTTCTCTGTGTCAACTCATCTTACAGGATTTACTTTGGTGAAAGGTTGATCATCTGAGTGATAGTCAGCCCTCTTCTGGTCAGCTAGGTGAAATAAAATGTATGGCTTCTGACCACAAAATACAGAACATTTTGGGCCAATGATTATTGGACAGTGCGTGCTATAACAGTTGGTTTCAGTTTttgatttagattttttttcccATTGGTATATTTCAAAGGTAGACAGAGACCATGCACTCACTCTCTTTAATGGCCAAATAAGAGGAATGGCATCTTAAGAGGAAGGCATGTTAGAAGAGTTGAGACATTTAGCTTGAGGAGGTATTGCAGCCACCAGCTACTCTGGTTAAGTCTCAGCTGTTGTTTTTCCTCATCAAGCTGTCTCCACACCATCAGTATCACGGTATCACACAATTATGCTGACTGAACATGGTCTGTGGCCGCTAATGAGAAGATATGGTCATGTTTTAACTGAAGTAACTGACCACAGCctcatcacaaaataacaatTGAAAGTTTAAACCATGAGATATAAGAATGATGATGACCAATTAATTGAGTATCAGTTGTTTTTAGTCTTTATGTCACACCAAAGACCTCAGAAGTCACACTATGTGACTACTTGTTTGAATTCCTCAACCCCTTTTTTTAGGTGTGAATGTCTGAGGCCTCTTGGTTACATGTTTgggtgtgaacatgtgtgtagGCATAGATTATATTTTCCACTGAGTATATGAGAGAAAgaatgtgagatgtgtgtgtgtgtgtttgtttgtatttgcaTTGGGTTTTTCCAAGATCTTATTGATAGTGAAAGGATCAAAAAGCAGAAAAGGTTACTAGCCAAAGGGACTTCTGTTTTTCTCAGAAAACATGTAAGATTCTCTCAAAAACTAGGCGTCGGACGCTGCGCTTTTTTAGAAGTTTTTAAAAGGCAGCCGCTTTTTTTTAAAGGCGTCCGCCTTTTTCCTTAGTTTTCCTAAAGGGTTGCTGAAGGCAGCGCTTAAAAAATAAGTCAATAGTTAACACGGCCTATTCATTTTTTAAACTAGAAAATGAACATCTCATTAACAGGTACAATATTAATTACATTACTCCCAAGTCCAATACCTACTCTTCTGGTTGatagaaaaataaatatagAAAAGTTGTGTTTGCAGTAGGCCCTACTGGGAATAAAAAAGGTTTCGATGTCGGATTAGGAGGGCAGTCAGGTGGCACCCTCTACTGTCTGGTCGATTGTGCTACATCAGAACTGTCAGCATAGATCTCTGTGTTGAGGTGGGTGCCTCTAGGGTCCTAGGGTGGTCCTTTGCACAGACTCAGTTGCTGCCCTGGCCTGGTCATGTTAGTGATTTCATGTTGGCTCTGTAAAGATTGGAGCAGAGTGAATTTTTTGCGTTCTAATTCCGGGAGTGGAGAAAAGTGAGTATGGCTGATTAGATTTATGTAGTTTCATTAGGAAACACCTTGAGCAACTTTGGCAGAAGGACTGGGAGCAGCACAGCAAGGAGATTCGTGCTTGACTTTTTACTTGATTTAAAGTCGGGGGAAAGAATGAGGATGGACAGAGGCAAGGGAGGTGAACATTACAAGGCCTCTGATTGGGAAATTGTGTTTGTAGGGACGGGGCTGGTTGGAGAAATATGTTTGTGGGCGAGTGGTAAGAGTAGGGAAGCATATAAATGGACACTGAGATGTGCGATACTGGAATGCGTGTAGTATGTCGCAGGTGTTTGCAGAGAGGATAGGAGGTTTTCTGGGGTGGCTGAGCTGCATTACGTATTCACCAACTGCGGGAGAGTAGAAACAATTTCAAGGAAACTCATCCACTTCCGTTATATTAACTTGGCTCTACCATTGGATGGCAGTAGTGAGCTAACTGCGCCTAACTTACCAGAGAATTAAAGAGTAAGAAAAACAAGCCACTCGTACAAGGGGCGACGACGCTGAAGAAAGGTATTTAATTACACAGAAAATGACACATTTATATATCGGTTTTGGGAATCTGTATATTGGTTTGTTTTACTTAATGGACTTATAAACGTAGTTATATGTTTAACGATAGAAAAACCTTGTCTTCCATAGCAAATCAACGAATTATTTGTGCCACATGAAAATGGCTCTTACCTAGCTTAGCCAGCTAGGTTAGCTACTAAACTTAACGAACTAATGTTAGTGAGATAATAAGGAGAAGTAGGACCAGCTAAGCGTTTATTTTACTGTTTGTGACGATTTAGTCCATATTTTATCTTGGGGCTATATTGTAATGTGAAAATCTAGTTAGAGCTAACCATAGCCTTATAACCCGCTGAGTCCACAGAGAGATGTTAAAGTTGGCTAGGCCGCCGTTCGATACAATATGATTTACGTTAGCTATCTACATACTTTAGCATTCATATTTTGAGCTAATTGTGGCTATCTAATTTAATGGTGGTTGTTTGGCTAGGTAGGCCATGGCTCGCGGGCAGCAAAAGATTCAATCCCAGCAGAAGGCTGCCAAGAAGGCAGCCGATAAGAAGAAAGGACAGGCCGCCGACCAAAAGATTGCAGCCAAGGCTGCGCTTGTGCACTCGTGCCCAGTGTGCCGGGTGAGTTTGCTGAGCTTGTATTTTACATGTAGGACCCGACCCTGAATGTGCATGTCCAAGTCCCACACTTGTCCAGATAACGTTCGATGACTCATGGCGAACCTCCTTTACTTATGATTGCTGCTTTGTTGACTGTTCGCCATTTAAGAACTGCTCTGCAATTTCTCAGTGGAGAATAGTTACCTGTGTGTCACAACAACTTCTTCCCATAATTACATCTGGAATAGCTCTattaaacaaatatataatatacaatatataaCTTTTGAACTGTGTCAGGTGGTCAGAGTGTAGTGTCAGTTAACTGTGTAACATACTTCATATTGTTCTTAATTTAGACACAAATGCCTGACCCTAAGACATTCAAGCAGCACTTTGAGAGCAAGCACCCCAAGTCTCCCATGCCCCCAGAGCTGGTTGATGTCCAGGCTTAGATGTCCTGGAGCTGGCACAGGAAGGGTAAGCTGGACCTTGAGGTCTCATGTATGTTCCTATTATAACAGTACTATTAACATAGTCAGTATTTCAATGTTCTTTAGGTGTTAAGATCCTTCTCTTTCCTGTTTTGTCAGAGATTCGATGGATGAGGAAAGAGAAGATGGAAGTCGAAGGAGGAGTACAGGGATTAATGGTcatgggtggtggtgggggggggacttAGGGATACTTGGGCAACATTGACCTGAAAGAGGGCGGGCACCAGCACccgtttttgtatttattttgtgtacATTTGGCCCCTTTAGAAAGATATCCCACTATAAGGTGTACAGTTCTTACCCACTGACTAAGCACTGATCGTCCTGATGTAACATCAATATAAGGACCTTATTTACTGGTCATTTGTCAGTTGGAAGTGTTAGAATGTCCCTTTATTTTACACCTTAAACTGCACCTCATGCCAATTTTTGTACACCTCTCACATACTCTTGTGCAAAATATTGATAATCTGACGTTTTTGAGAATGTGATGCCAGTGTGGAGGATACTGTATTTGTAGTCCAGTGGCGTGTTTACCTGGTATACCCGAGTC
This genomic window from Hypomesus transpacificus isolate Combined female chromosome 4, fHypTra1, whole genome shotgun sequence contains:
- the LOC124467213 gene encoding LOW QUALITY PROTEIN: fMet-Leu-Phe receptor-like (The sequence of the model RefSeq protein was modified relative to this genomic sequence to represent the inferred CDS: deleted 8 bases in 7 codons), whose translation is MRSTTNGSLPLVLASSTDDKTVVDIDAIMDNVTIVLYIITVLLGTTGNAMVIWVAGFKLRPKVTNVWLVNLAVADFIFCLTRILSLVKKLFFDHWPFGVFFCKFNGFFKYANMFCSVFLLAVISLDRAVCVWWPIFTKNHRTLSAARLISVGVWVGASILSSPYFVYRQVYLGKNNLSKCSFEVKEAIDGDNTAKNWLYSIRFLCGFLLPFLVILCCYAIAGFGIRRTRAPGKTRPLRILASLVCAFFLCWAPYHCLLLAKMVDSKTAVVKIGLPIAKGFAYFNSCVNPLLYFCMGLDVRSRFRQSLAGVYRRALTEDEDGRSTQSNERPMQSNEHTQGSSCVSRTRRDGGGKGPCRHAKYLREMVFNGDKVAVETFTTEDRGQNVSLSPKIFCMVTMKSNVYFTKK
- the zgc:91910 gene encoding zinc finger protein 706-like, producing the protein MARGQQKIQSQQKAAKKAADKKKGQAADQKIAAKAALVHSCPVCRTQMPDPKTFKQHFESKHPKSPMPPELVDVQA